From Medicago truncatula cultivar Jemalong A17 chromosome 7, MtrunA17r5.0-ANR, whole genome shotgun sequence, a single genomic window includes:
- the LOC25497845 gene encoding uncharacterized RNA methyltransferase pc1998 isoform X1, whose translation MTLRLISPPPSFHRFTCHATTHPPPPPPQISTATPISSTPHPPPLTCALHCSHFQSCSGCTHELNLHRPVIVEDAANFFRNYGVTDFTFDTCKLWGWRCRAKLAVRGSSTNPLIGLYEEGTHNVIDIPECKAHHPNINAAVELLRRGITELDIEPYLEDEGTGNLRYVQMAVTTHNTSLPAGQRYMSGKVQVTLVWNSRNEKSHGSDKLNALANFLWKNGGPQSRLHLIHSVWANFQTTDKNIIFGNRWRHLLGERDFWEHVGGIDVSLAPSSFGQANTRAFDSLLQKLQKYVPYESSVADLYAGAGVIGLSLAATRKCRSIKCIEINKESKVSFEKTIQRLPATVDSSITWHHADASKDPFSWLVGSDVVVIDPPRKGLDSSLIDALKNISLVARKALSSSERSNSVQEEKRPWVLRANETSVARKALSSPEANITPLVPQTLIYISCGWESFKEDCKSLLSSKAWYLEKAHGFNFFPGTQSIEVLAVFKRGPQKKKPGKKKKKHSQGAARH comes from the exons ATGACTCTCCGACTCATCTCACCGCCGCCATCCTTCCACCGGTTCACCTGTCATGCCACCACccatcctcctcctcctcctcctcaaaTCTCCACTGCAACCCCCATTTCTTCAACTCCACACCCCCCTCCACTAACATGCGCACTTCATTGCTCTCATTTCCAATC GTGTTCGGGGTGTACACATGAGCTTAACCTCCATCGTCCGGTAATAGTGGAAGATGCTGCTAATTTCTTTCGGAATTACGGTGTTACAGACTTCACATTTGATACTTGCAAATTG TGGGGTTGGAGGTGTCGTGCGAAATTGGCCGTGCGTGGTTCTTCAACCAACCCTCTTATTGGGCTTTATGAGGAGGGTACTCATAACGTAATTGACATTCCAGAGTGCAAAG CTCATCATCCTAATATTAATGCTGCTGTGGAGCTGCTTAGGCGAG GTATTACTGAATTAGATATTGAACCATATCTTGAAGATGAAGGCACTGGCAATTTGCGATATGTTCAG ATGGCTGTGACAACACACAACACGTCTCTTCCCGCTGGGCAAAGATATATGAGTG GTAAGGTTCAGGTTACATTGGTTTGGAATTCAAGAAATGAAAAATCCCATGGTTCAGACAAACTGAATGCACTGGCAAAT TTTCTATGGAAAAATGGTGGGCCACAGAGCAGGCTTCATTTAATTCATTCAGTGTGGGCCAACTTTCAGACTActgataaaaat ATAATTTTTGGGAATAGATGGAGGCATCTTCTTGGAGAAAGAGATTTTTGGGAACATGTTGGTGGAATTGATGTCTCATTGGCCCCTTCTAGTTTTGGACAGGCAAACACACGG GCTTTTGACTCCTTGCTACAGAAGTTACAGAAATATGTTCCATATGAATCATCTGTTGCTGATTTGTATGCTGGAGCTGGGGTCATTGGGTTATCATTAGCCGCGACAAGAAAGTGCAG ATCCATTAAATGCATTGAGATTAACAAAGAGTCGAAGGTATCTTTCGAGAAGACTATTCAACGTTTGCCTGCCACCGTTGACAGCAGCATCACTTGGCATCATGCAGATGCTTCAAAA GATCCTTTTTCGTGGCTTGTGGGCTCAGACGTTGTAGTCATCGATCCTCCTAGAAAAGGACTAGATTCATCTCTTATTGATGCATTGAAGAATATATCATTAGTGGCGCGTAAAGCTTTGTCATCATCAGAACG CTCAAACTCAGTCCAAGAAGAGAAAAGACCATGGGTTTTACGTGCTAATGAAACTTCAGTGGCGCGTAAAGCTTTGTCATCACCCGAGGCAAACATTACTCCACTAGTGCCACAAACCCTTATTTATATAAGTTGTGGATGGGAAAGTTTTAAAGAG GACTGCAAGTCATTGTTGTCAAGTAAGGCATGGTATTTGGAAAAAGCTcatggttttaatttttttcctggTACTCAAAG CATTGAAGTTCTAGCGGTGTTCAAGAGGGGCCCTCAGAAAAAGAAAccaggaaagaaaaagaaaaaacactcGCAAGGAGCTGCTAGACATTAA
- the LOC25497845 gene encoding uncharacterized RNA methyltransferase pc1998 isoform X2, translating to MTLRLISPPPSFHRFTCHATTHPPPPPPQISTATPISSTPHPPPLTCALHCSHFQSCSGCTHELNLHRPVIVEDAANFFRNYGVTDFTFDTCKLWGWRCRAKLAVRGSSTNPLIGLYEEGTHNVIDIPECKAHHPNINAAVELLRRGITELDIEPYLEDEGTGNLRYVQMAVTTHNTSLPAGQRYMSGKVQVTLVWNSRNEKSHGSDKLNALANFLWKNGGPQSRLHLIHSVWANFQTTDKNIIFGNRWRHLLGERDFWEHVGGIDVSLAPSSFGQANTRAFDSLLQKLQKYVPYESSVADLYAGAGVIGLSLAATRKCRSIKCIEINKESKVSFEKTIQRLPATVDSSITWHHADASKDPFSWLVGSDVVVIDPPRKGLDSSLIDALKNISLVARKALSSSERSNSVQEEKRPWVLRANETSVARKALSSPEANITPLVPQTLIYISCGWESFKEDCKSLLSSKAWYLEKAHGFNFFPGTQRCSCVLVCVGKNRAKLLT from the exons ATGACTCTCCGACTCATCTCACCGCCGCCATCCTTCCACCGGTTCACCTGTCATGCCACCACccatcctcctcctcctcctcctcaaaTCTCCACTGCAACCCCCATTTCTTCAACTCCACACCCCCCTCCACTAACATGCGCACTTCATTGCTCTCATTTCCAATC GTGTTCGGGGTGTACACATGAGCTTAACCTCCATCGTCCGGTAATAGTGGAAGATGCTGCTAATTTCTTTCGGAATTACGGTGTTACAGACTTCACATTTGATACTTGCAAATTG TGGGGTTGGAGGTGTCGTGCGAAATTGGCCGTGCGTGGTTCTTCAACCAACCCTCTTATTGGGCTTTATGAGGAGGGTACTCATAACGTAATTGACATTCCAGAGTGCAAAG CTCATCATCCTAATATTAATGCTGCTGTGGAGCTGCTTAGGCGAG GTATTACTGAATTAGATATTGAACCATATCTTGAAGATGAAGGCACTGGCAATTTGCGATATGTTCAG ATGGCTGTGACAACACACAACACGTCTCTTCCCGCTGGGCAAAGATATATGAGTG GTAAGGTTCAGGTTACATTGGTTTGGAATTCAAGAAATGAAAAATCCCATGGTTCAGACAAACTGAATGCACTGGCAAAT TTTCTATGGAAAAATGGTGGGCCACAGAGCAGGCTTCATTTAATTCATTCAGTGTGGGCCAACTTTCAGACTActgataaaaat ATAATTTTTGGGAATAGATGGAGGCATCTTCTTGGAGAAAGAGATTTTTGGGAACATGTTGGTGGAATTGATGTCTCATTGGCCCCTTCTAGTTTTGGACAGGCAAACACACGG GCTTTTGACTCCTTGCTACAGAAGTTACAGAAATATGTTCCATATGAATCATCTGTTGCTGATTTGTATGCTGGAGCTGGGGTCATTGGGTTATCATTAGCCGCGACAAGAAAGTGCAG ATCCATTAAATGCATTGAGATTAACAAAGAGTCGAAGGTATCTTTCGAGAAGACTATTCAACGTTTGCCTGCCACCGTTGACAGCAGCATCACTTGGCATCATGCAGATGCTTCAAAA GATCCTTTTTCGTGGCTTGTGGGCTCAGACGTTGTAGTCATCGATCCTCCTAGAAAAGGACTAGATTCATCTCTTATTGATGCATTGAAGAATATATCATTAGTGGCGCGTAAAGCTTTGTCATCATCAGAACG CTCAAACTCAGTCCAAGAAGAGAAAAGACCATGGGTTTTACGTGCTAATGAAACTTCAGTGGCGCGTAAAGCTTTGTCATCACCCGAGGCAAACATTACTCCACTAGTGCCACAAACCCTTATTTATATAAGTTGTGGATGGGAAAGTTTTAAAGAG GACTGCAAGTCATTGTTGTCAAGTAAGGCATGGTATTTGGAAAAAGCTcatggttttaatttttttcctggTACTCAAAG GTGTAGTTGTGTTTTGGTGTGTGTGGGAAAGAATAGGGCAAAGCTTTTAACCTAG